The Spodoptera frugiperda isolate SF20-4 chromosome 2, AGI-APGP_CSIRO_Sfru_2.0, whole genome shotgun sequence genome includes the window TCACCTAcagtattaattttgaaaatgatatCACCAGCGATGTATATGACGACTCGTAGTTTAAAAGCGATTTGCACCAACAAGGAGCTTGGCAGCTGCTTCAAAAATTCCAGTTCTCTTACTAACTGACGCCCAGTGTGCATGAGGATGTCTTCTCTTAGCTGACCAGACACACAGCCGAGCATTCGAGATTCCTAATTCGACAGAAATTATGAACTAGGAAAAATATTAAGGCTGTGAAAGAAATATGGGTAGCTACAATATTGTCAGGATTATAATTATCTATCATTTAAAATTATCCAAAAAGGGGTTTTGTTGGTTTTAAATTCAACATCATCAGCTCGTTTTCGTCCCCTTTTGGACACGAGTCTCTCTAGTCTAGTAGAGCCACTTAgcgaatatattttttcctacTAACGGGTGAGCGTACGCGTATGTGACCGCTGCATTCACTTGAGTGTGGTCTCCACTTCTGAACATTCTTATTCGTCTATTCCTTACAGCATGACCATTCTAGGAAACTGGATCGATCTTATTATAACTTGTCACAATTCTATCTTTACCATTCTGCTGTTTCCTACTTACCCTAATTTTAAACAgtacattacttttttaatcctaatgttaaacaatattatcctaattttaaacagtacattacttttttaatcctaatgttaaacaatattatcctaattttaaactaagtacatatattattatgtaagtatgtatggtACCTCGAAATATTTCGACTGAAATCTAATAGCATAAAACTTGAGGATTTTGCTCTTGAGCCTTGGCGGAAAGTTTCTATGCACCATGTATGTCTGCAGCTGTTTCTTCATCATATAATAATGGGCTCTAGCAGACTCTCTACCGAACAATGCCAGTATATATTTTAAAGCGTAATGGTATATGAAAatctgtaaaaatatattaaaagaatGTCCAGAGTTACCACCACTTTATCTTCTGTTTATGCATTTATACTTAAAAGAAGAGTGTTACCTTAGAAAAAATCCAGTAAGTAACAATAAAGTTTTCAAAGCAACCCTTCTGTTCTAGAAGATTCATGTTTGTGTTTGTGGTTAGCATACCAACTGTAACATGACAATGGAAGGTAAGCATAAGATAGACCAGTACTTATAAACCTTACCGGAGCTGCTGACTGCCTAACAGATTACCAAGACCCCGGTTcaacaagcaggagtagaaacggcgtggtttttagactttttagtcagtaagaatagTTTAGACACTacgtctcgcctcgcctaaatAGGGAGACGGCATTGGATGATAGccacctttttaaaaaaaaccacCTATGAACCTTTATTACTAGTAGTGATGACATTACCGCAAACTCCATATAGACAAGGAAGGAGAAGAAAGTCCAGCGCTGGACTCGCAGGCTGTTAAGCTGTTAACgtatatgtattaataataatagttccACATACCAGCTCTGTCAAAAGCATAAAGTATTCGAACTTCAGTTGTTTGGTTCCACAGGTTCCCCACAGTTAGCCACGAGCAGTTTCTAGGATTTGCCGGTGCGTGAGTCCCCTCAATGATATAGTCCAcagtaaattgaaaatatatgtTCCATGCTAGGAACATTACCAGGGAAAATAGGATCTCCACTATAGTCTTTTGATAAATCTGTCGTCAATCAGAAGAGGTGTGtgtgaatattatttctgtACATTTAACTATGAAGGTTCATCAAGATTTTAATAGATAAACAAAACCAACTTACAGATGCTTTCATAACAGTGAGAACATTTTGCAAGTAAACCATTATGATAGGTAGTCGTACTAACTTCATAGCCTCTAAGAGCATATAGATAGTGTGTTCCGTAGTGTCATAGCTGATAGGGATCGCGAAACAGGCAACCACGTCTAATACCAGCCAGGTAGTTAAGTATTTCCATGCAATCTTCTTTTTGGACAAGACGGAAACCTTACGGGAATACCCCTCTATATACCCAGTAAAGAAGTTAACAATTATATTCACTATGATCATGCTATCACTGAACATCAGCAATTTCGCGTGGTATACCTGAAGTgggaaagaaataaataaagatggaattaaattatctatgttaatctttataaaatgaaacatagGTAGAGGACGTAGCTATGTAGGTGCGTATATGCAATGTATCTGCTGGGCATACCGCTTGGGCTCATCCAGTGATGAAGAAAGTATTATTATTCTAGATTTATAATTGAACCTCTCAGTTTTTAGATACATTGGAATATGGATATTCAGGGTCAAacaaagtataattaattattgcagGTTTGTCATGGAACCCCACCGTTATTAGACACATTGGAACTTTTAACCTAGACCACATCTTTCGGATATAATAAGCATGGTTTTCCGATCTGGCAATAATTATGAGAGGCCTGCCTTCAGCGCATTTAATTTTTGTAGCTAAcgagcaaacctggcgaactccgtttcggcACCAATGATTTACCATGTGTTCCTGCTTTTCTCCTGaattttttcttgaattttcttttctataaaccccacggagctcgagaccttgccaacgaatgcaaaaccgtggaaatcggttcgtgcgttctggagttatagcgtcaggaaggaaaaaccgacttatttttatataatagattatagaTTATGTTCcgttataaaagtaatatactAACAACATAGTCTCCATTATTTTCAGCATAATGAAAAGCTAGTACAACAGAAGAAACTATCATCAAGAAGACGAACAAGAACTCCAAATAGAATCGTAGCTTGCTGTACGGATGTATGGTGTAGCGAAAATGCTGATAGTGACGAAACTTCTCCGCACATAACGCTGCGTAGGACCTAGGAAGAAGAAATGTCTTTATCTTAAAGAAGAATCTAAGAAACAAAGAGaaacgatatatttttttggttggtggccaaatgcagacttatcaacgctaaaaaggaggaggtaccctttatttattcaaagtatCAGGGTGTTTTTcttaccagagatgtgctatactacgttgttATGGATGCGTTTGATTTCGCCCAATTAAaacattcattggtacatataacatagcactggtggaaactaagctatgttttgtatttgaaaaggttcgtgctatggatgcgttccctactatcgatacatcgcatacttgagctgcgtatcttcgtcactcagctatatagcttagtctcagtggaaacggtgacatagtttcacagcttagctattacgtcttcgtagcatagctacatagcacatatctggtggaaaaaccCTTAGACATTTCCTtactaaataattactttatgaaGGAAGACTGAAATAAACCCTTATAATAAATCACAGTTGACTATATCGACAGTGTGGGATCTCTTTGATCCCACGACAGACAAAGCACATAAGAATCATAGGTTTATCGATTACCTGTGCATATTGATAGCCCTTATATCACCAGCATGAACTGTGATTATATTGAACAACCATTTACGGACTCCTCTACACTTTAACTCATATGCAGAAAGTTTAGCTGCACTCAAATGACATGCATGACCATGGAAGTACCCATGGGAAGTTGTACGAACCAGATTTGGAATCTCTGTTTTGGTCTCATCTTTTTCTAATGGTTCCGTATCTCCCATACCTAATGGTGAAATTAGTTGAAAGGGTT containing:
- the LOC118269083 gene encoding potassium/sodium hyperpolarization-activated cyclic nucleotide-gated channel 2-like, giving the protein MGDTEPLEKDETKTEIPNLVRTTSHGYFHGHACHLSAAKLSAYELKCRGVRKWLFNIITVHAGDIRAINMHRSYAALCAEKFRHYQHFRYTIHPYSKLRFYLEFLFVFLMIVSSVVLAFHYAENNGDYVVYHAKLLMFSDSMIIVNIIVNFFTGYIEGYSRKVSVLSKKKIAWKYLTTWLVLDVVACFAIPISYDTTEHTIYMLLEAMKLVRLPIIMVYLQNVLTVMKASIYQKTIVEILFSLVMFLAWNIYFQFTVDYIIEGTHAPANPRNCSWLTVGNLWNQTTEVRILYAFDRAVGMLTTNTNMNLLEQKGCFENFIVTYWIFSKIFIYHYALKYILALFGRESARAHYYMMKKQLQTYMVHRNFPPRLKSKILKFYAIRFQSKYFEESRMLGCVSGQLREDILMHTGRQLVRELEFLKQLPSSLLVQIAFKLRVVIYIAGDIIFKINTVGDCLYFIDRGTVAIYSDSGKEICHLEDGDFFGEIALVMKHHFRTASAIAVTNCELFRLDREHFDATIAYYPTVYNSIKEVATSRFERTCVLDEHHKAELRTAEESER